A stretch of DNA from Oryza brachyantha chromosome 4, ObraRS2, whole genome shotgun sequence:
aatgatgatgatgctcgTAAACAAACGGTACGTGTTCCACGGTCGCACGCGGGTGGTGATGTTTGGTGGAGTCAAATCTATGGACGGAGGTGGCCGGCGTAGTGACAGAAGCACTGGGCTGGGCactcctccggcgccgcggTCTGGTCCAATCCCAAAAGCACAAGCAAGAAAACGCTCTCACACGTCTGATCGTCCCGGCGCAACCacatcgacggcgacgacgaccaccgaCCACCACAAGAAACACGAGCTCAATCAAGAAAACCCAGCGTACGCGCACCACACCACAACTCCGCGTCGTCTCCGCCCGCtgtttattttaatctctccgcccaccaccaccaccacccccgcgGCATATCCTTCcttgtcttcttcctcctcctcctcctccgtcgaaCGAACGAACGGCTGGGAGCTGCGAGCCCctgtctcctcctcctacctTATCCCCCACACTACGCTTCGCTTCTTCCTCGCCGCACACGTCTCCGCCCTCCCTCTTGGATTCTtcccagattttttttccccctctttCTCTATCTCTGTGTCTGTTGCTAAGTTGCTTATAGTTGGTTCAGTGAGCTCCAGCGAGAGGCCCCCTCTTCGGCTTCCCTGCGCCATGAGCGTCGGACAGAGATTTTGGTTTTGGTGCGACTAGATTGATTTCATCCTATGCCCAAAGCCTCTTCTCGTCTCTTCTCTTCTGCAATTACTACATGTCAGACTCTCTAGGTTTGCATCGGAATTTTTGAGGCGGCGGATTTGTTGTTGGGGGACAAGACAAGATTTGCTGCTGTTGTATCGGACGCGGGGGAGGAAAAATCGGATCTTTAGTTCATCTTGCTTCTTgcgagaagagaaaagagaaaaatcgGATCTTTTTGTTAGGAGGGAGGATGTCGGCGTTGGTCGATCTGCTCACGGCTGTCTTCCGCCAGCCCACCCTCAAGGGGCTCGCCGTGGAGCTCGCttccctcgccgcgccgctctGGGTCGCCGTGCTCGTCGGCCTGCTCATCGGCTGGGCCTGGCGCCCGCGCtgggccgtcgccgtcgtcggcgacaACGACCAGGCACCGGCGGGGACTCCTGCtctgccgcgccgcgccgccgccgatgactCCTGCCGCAAGAACGGAGCAGCCGTCGTCCCAAGGTGAGGATTTGTTTGTGCAAAATTGAGCCTCAGTTGGATGTGCTCAAGAGGGCATCTGGCTTACCTCAACCGTGGCGGTGGTTGCAGAGCTGCGATGGCTGCCGCTgcgccggaggaggacgagcaATTGGCCGTCGGCACGGGAGATTTGATGCACCTCCGCCGGCTGGTCGAGGAGAAGGACGGCGGGCCGTCCTGGATTCACATGATGGAGAAGACGCAGCCCGAGATGCGGTACCAAGCATGGAGGAGAGATCCTGAGGTACATATTCATTCAATTTGATATCTTGTTGCAGCCGCGAGAACTCAATTCAGTTGATACTTTCTAGATGTAGGGAATTGATTCTACAATCGAAATCCATTCAGGTTTAGGGAATTGAGTGTTTGCTGGAGAGCACTAGCCTAATTATACTTGGAGTTTGTTGTAGCAGCATTAGTTTTGAATTTgtgctaaaaaaattggaagaTGGTACAATTGATATGCTCATAGTTGAAGAAGATGCTCATTCAGCCCTAGTTCATTAGAATTAAAGAGTTTATGTGGTTTGTTTCATTCTAGGGTGGCCCGCCTCAATACCGCAGTAGCACTATCTTTGAGGATGCATCACCAGAAGTTGTCAGGGATTTCTTCTGGGATGATGAGTTCCGGATTAAGAACACTTGGGACGACATGCTTCTTCAGCACGAGACATTGGAGGAGTGCACAAGGACTGGAACGATGGTCGTCAGATGGGTTAGGAAGGTAAGCTATTCGTATGATATCTCTGATACTCTTTGTATAGAGCGCTGCAAACTATATCTTTTGCTTATAACATTTGCCTTGGCCATGCAGTTCCCGTTCTTCTGCAGTGACAGGGAGTACATTATCGGTCGCAGGATATGGGCATCTGGAAAGACATATTACTGTGTAACAAAGGTATAACACGAAATAATTAAACTTGTTTCTATCAGCAAGTTAACATGAAAATAAATGCCCAGTTCCTGTAATTGCTTTTACAACCTTATGCTTCCTTTCATGTAATGATTTTAGCTGCAAATTTTGTTGTCTAGTGCATTCGCATCCCATTGcatggaaggaaaaaaaagaagaactcATGTTCTATTTGGTTAGAGC
This window harbors:
- the LOC102712157 gene encoding uncharacterized protein LOC102712157, with the translated sequence MSALVDLLTAVFRQPTLKGLAVELASLAAPLWVAVLVGLLIGWAWRPRWAVAVVGDNDQAPAGTPALPRRAAADDSCRKNGAAVVPRAAMAAAAPEEDEQLAVGTGDLMHLRRLVEEKDGGPSWIHMMEKTQPEMRYQAWRRDPEGGPPQYRSSTIFEDASPEVVRDFFWDDEFRIKNTWDDMLLQHETLEECTRTGTMVVRWVRKFPFFCSDREYIIGRRIWASGKTYYCVTKGVHRPSVPRSNKPRRVDLYYSSWCIRPVESRNGDGSMTACEVFLFHHEDMGIPWEIAKLGIRQGMWGCVKRIEPGLRAYQIERTAGEPLSKYAAMAHVNTKVDPDELIAAEDKTEASSTNNVEAEKPKHWTGNIPKVLLVGGAVALACTFDHGLLTKAVIFGTARRFAGPGRR